In the genome of Actinomycetota bacterium, the window GGGCATGGAGATCATCGGGCACCTGCGGCCCTTCGGGGAGCCGCCGAGCCCGGACATCCACTCCCGCTTCTTCGACAGCACCGGCAACACCCTCGACTACGTCTACGAGCTGGAGGGCGACACCCTCACCATCTGGGGCGGCGCGAAGGGCTCCCCCGCCTATTACCGCGGCACCTTCAGCCCCGACGGCACCAGCCACTCGGGCGACTGGGTGTACCCGGGAGGCGGCGGCTACGCGTCGACCAGCACCAGGATCCAGCCCTGAGCTCCGGCACCCACAGGGAGGCGTCGGGCATAGGCCGTGTGGCTCAGGGAACACGCCCGCTGAGCAGGAGGGCCCCGATCGGGAAGGCGAACCCGTCGGGGCCCTGCCACGGGGCCAGGGTGGTCTCGGCGTCGGCGAGCAGAGCCGCTCGGGCGGCGGGGTCGGCGGCGACGATAGGGGCGGCCAGGGGCGACCCGGTGCCCTGGGCGATCAGGAATTCCTGGACCGAGCCGAACCGGACCGTGCCCGCCTGGGGGTGCACCTCCACGTCCTCGAACCCGCCTCCGGCGAGCAGGTCACGCAGCGCCGCCTCGTCGTTGAGGGTGAACGGCGCCCGCATGGTCGCGCCGGCGGCCGGGCCGATGTGGCGGTCGAGGGCGTCGGCCAGGGCGGCGAACCCCGGGCTGTGGTCGATCGAACGCCACACCATGACCGCCAGGCGGCCGCCCGGGGCCAGCACCCTGGCCATCTCGGCCACGGCCGCGGGGCGGTCGGGGAAGTACTGGAGGCCGAGCTGGCAGGCGACGACCTCGAAGCTGCCGTCGGCGAACGGCAGGTGGTCGGTGCTGGCCTGGACCCAGGCGATCGGGGCCGACCGGGCGGGGAGGGCGGAGGCGACCGCCAGCATGCCCGGATTGAGG includes:
- a CDS encoding methyltransferase domain-containing protein, which translates into the protein MGDERWQVTGSAAEVYQGQLVPAIFAPWAPRVLDLATPATGERLLDTACGTGVVARLAADRVGRTGQVVGQDLNPGMLAVASALPARSAPIAWVQASTDHLPFADGSFEVVACQLGLQYFPDRPAAVAEMARVLAPGGRLAVMVWRSIDHSPGFAALADALDRHIGPAAGATMRAPFTLNDEAALRDLLAGGGFEDVEVHPQAGTVRFGSVQEFLIAQGTGSPLAAPIVAADPAARAALLADAETTLAPWQGPDGFAFPIGALLLSGRVP